One genomic segment of Negativicutes bacterium includes these proteins:
- the rpmG gene encoding 50S ribosomal protein L33, translating to MRVGISLACTECKQRNYRTEKNKKKNTERLELKKYCKFCKTHTLHRETR from the coding sequence ATGAGAGTCGGAATCAGTTTAGCTTGCACAGAATGTAAGCAGAGAAATTACCGGACAGAAAAAAACAAAAAGAAAAACACCGAGCGTCTGGAATTAAAAAAATACTGCAAATTCTGCAAAACTCACACTTTGCATCGCGAAACGCGCTAG